One Thalassotalea hakodatensis DNA segment encodes these proteins:
- the pdxJ gene encoding pyridoxine 5'-phosphate synthase: MKDILLGVNVDHIATLRQARGTNYPDPVHAASVAEHAGADGITIHLREDRRHILDRDVRLIKQTLHTRMNLEMAVTEEMLTIACEVKPTFVCLVPEKREELTTEGGLDVAGQLDKMTGAVARLADQGIQTSLFIDADKAQIDAAIASKAPYIEIHTGQYADASNEAEQAIELERLIDGIQYAHQGGLKVNAGHGLTYFNVKPIAAIPEIIELNIGHAIIARAAIDGLDKAVRDMKRLMLEARV; the protein is encoded by the coding sequence GACAAGCACGTGGCACAAATTATCCTGATCCTGTGCATGCAGCCTCTGTTGCTGAACATGCGGGAGCGGACGGTATTACCATTCACTTGCGCGAAGACCGCCGTCATATCCTCGATCGCGATGTAAGACTAATTAAGCAAACACTTCATACGCGAATGAATTTAGAAATGGCCGTAACAGAAGAAATGTTAACGATTGCTTGCGAAGTTAAACCTACGTTTGTTTGTTTAGTGCCTGAAAAGCGTGAAGAGCTAACCACTGAGGGCGGCTTAGATGTTGCTGGTCAATTAGATAAAATGACAGGGGCTGTTGCTCGACTAGCTGATCAAGGGATCCAAACCAGTCTATTTATTGATGCAGATAAAGCGCAAATTGATGCTGCTATTGCCAGTAAAGCGCCATATATTGAGATTCATACTGGTCAGTATGCTGATGCTAGCAATGAAGCAGAGCAAGCGATTGAACTTGAACGGTTAATTGACGGTATTCAATACGCTCATCAAGGTGGATTAAAAGTGAATGCAGGTCACGGTTTAACTTATTTTAACGTAAAACCCATTGCTGCAATTCCTGAAATTATTGAGTTAAATATTGGTCATGCGATCATTGCTCGAGCAGCGATAGATGGCCTAGATAAGGCAGTACGAGATATGAAAAGGTTAATGTTAGAAGCAAGAGTTTAA
- the acpS gene encoding holo-ACP synthase, whose protein sequence is MSVIGIGTDIVEIDRLIAMSDKVLEKLAHRVLTPTELNKYNSLKFPLPFLAKRWAGKEAAAKALGTGIAAGVSFQQMEIITLASGQPSLKLTDIALMKAKELTAKSWHISLSDETHYATAFVVLSR, encoded by the coding sequence ATGTCAGTGATTGGTATTGGTACTGACATTGTAGAGATTGATCGACTTATTGCAATGTCAGACAAAGTGTTAGAAAAGCTTGCACATAGAGTATTAACACCAACTGAGTTGAATAAATATAATTCACTTAAGTTTCCATTGCCTTTTTTAGCTAAACGGTGGGCAGGGAAAGAAGCTGCTGCCAAAGCATTAGGTACAGGGATTGCCGCAGGAGTATCCTTTCAACAGATGGAAATTATCACGTTAGCAAGTGGACAGCCTAGCTTAAAATTAACAGACATAGCATTAATGAAAGCAAAAGAATTAACTGCTAAGTCTTGGCATATTTCTTTATCTGATGAAACCCATTATGCAACAGCATTTGTTGTTTTATCGCGTTGA